One stretch of Balneola sp. MJW-20 DNA includes these proteins:
- a CDS encoding PAS domain S-box protein — protein MNEKFDTPDPFIDLPVTAPEILRLIRVSVFLTDLEGSIIFWNQASEMLFGYAETEALGMNISSLYHARYEDSFKELIDRALNGERISEKWLGVHKDGTPVWIHSDSVPYRNEKGKIVYMITAAFDFRAQKNMEEKLEQSKQRADVILNTTVDAIISIDRYGIIQSFNKAAERIFGYLAEEIIGENVNILMPHTHSGSHDKYIRSYRESGENNIIGKSRELRGKRKNGEIFPIEVAVGEAGHKDQEMFTAIIKDITERRELESEIIKISEEERRRIGQDLHDGLGQMLTGIGLMCQNLLARMEANKLPAADELREITHLIKEADKQARTLSHGLVPVELNSVGLCHALEQLCKRAEKLFSIDCTFKGSCDVEIRTEELATHLFRITQEAISNAVKHGKATHVKVLIEDKPESLVLRIEDNGTGFKRTVKNKKINGMGIHTMRYRAHISGGELHIIESNEGRTVIEYVAHKEQRP, from the coding sequence ATGAATGAGAAGTTTGATACCCCTGATCCATTTATCGATCTTCCTGTAACTGCTCCGGAGATCCTGAGACTAATCCGGGTTTCTGTTTTTCTAACCGACCTGGAGGGATCGATCATATTCTGGAATCAGGCCAGTGAAATGCTGTTCGGTTATGCAGAGACTGAGGCGCTTGGAATGAATATATCCAGCTTATACCATGCACGGTACGAAGACAGTTTTAAGGAACTCATAGACCGGGCCTTAAACGGGGAAAGGATCTCTGAGAAATGGTTGGGTGTTCATAAAGACGGAACACCGGTCTGGATACATTCTGATTCTGTTCCATATCGCAATGAAAAAGGTAAGATCGTATATATGATCACCGCTGCTTTTGATTTCAGAGCTCAGAAAAATATGGAAGAGAAACTCGAGCAGAGCAAACAAAGAGCAGATGTGATCCTCAATACAACGGTAGATGCGATAATATCCATCGATCGCTATGGCATTATCCAGAGCTTTAATAAAGCGGCTGAAAGGATCTTTGGTTATTTGGCAGAAGAAATTATTGGTGAGAATGTTAACATTCTAATGCCTCACACTCACTCAGGAAGTCATGATAAGTACATCCGTTCTTATCGTGAATCTGGCGAGAATAATATCATTGGTAAGAGCAGAGAGCTAAGAGGGAAGCGAAAAAACGGGGAAATTTTTCCTATTGAGGTGGCCGTAGGTGAAGCGGGCCATAAAGATCAGGAAATGTTTACCGCTATCATTAAGGACATCACAGAACGAAGAGAGCTTGAAAGTGAGATCATAAAGATCAGTGAGGAAGAAAGAAGGAGAATCGGACAGGATCTTCATGACGGTTTAGGTCAGATGCTCACTGGTATAGGGCTCATGTGTCAGAATCTGCTGGCCAGGATGGAAGCTAATAAACTTCCTGCTGCCGACGAGCTGAGAGAGATCACTCATCTGATAAAAGAAGCAGATAAGCAGGCAAGAACACTTTCTCATGGATTAGTCCCGGTTGAATTGAACTCAGTGGGACTTTGCCACGCTCTTGAACAATTATGTAAGAGAGCTGAAAAATTATTTAGTATCGATTGTACTTTTAAAGGTTCTTGTGATGTGGAGATCAGAACAGAAGAACTTGCTACACATTTATTCAGGATCACACAGGAAGCTATTAGTAATGCGGTAAAACATGGAAAAGCCACCCATGTTAAAGTGCTGATAGAAGATAAACCCGAATCACTTGTTCTGCGAATAGAAGATAACGGGACCGGTTTTAAGCGTACGGTTAAGAATAAAAAAATAAACGGAATGGGAATTCACACCATGAGATACAGAGCTCATATTTCAGGAGGTGAACTACATATCATAGAATCAAATGAAGGCCGCACAGTCATTGAATATGTGGC
- a CDS encoding ferritin-like domain-containing protein, producing MDYNDIYDLYDLLLEQLRDLYDGEQQQLQALMKLDGIADSYDLKEVIEFHYKETQKQIERLESIFTTLGEDPNGESCDGVKGLIKETFKLAKRCRNPEVRDAGIITSIQHINHYEMAGYGTALAYTKLLNRHDIGELLLENLREEKTRDSELSEIAEKEINPDARWSIIVTKAHRGEIKA from the coding sequence ATGGATTACAACGATATATATGATCTCTATGACCTGCTTTTAGAGCAGCTCAGAGACCTTTATGACGGAGAGCAGCAACAGCTTCAGGCACTTATGAAACTCGATGGTATTGCCGATTCATATGATCTCAAAGAAGTAATTGAATTCCATTATAAAGAGACCCAAAAACAAATAGAACGATTAGAGTCCATTTTCACAACACTTGGAGAAGACCCAAATGGTGAAAGCTGTGATGGTGTAAAAGGCCTGATCAAGGAAACCTTTAAACTGGCAAAGCGATGCAGGAATCCGGAGGTGCGAGATGCAGGTATTATCACCTCTATTCAGCATATAAATCATTATGAAATGGCAGGATACGGAACTGCTCTTGCTTACACTAAACTGCTTAATCGCCATGACATTGGCGAATTACTGCTCGAAAATCTGCGAGAAGAAAAAACCCGTGACAGTGAATTATCTGAAATCGCTGAAAAAGAGATAAACCCCGATGCTCGATGGTCTATCATCGTTACAAAGGCACATAGAGGTGAAATAAAAGCCTGA
- a CDS encoding DoxX family protein, producing MNQLDKLSGIAHWLPRLSLAATFIYHGYPKLLSSSAVSEGMGMPVFLIILVGLAEIGGALLILWGGFGPDWATRLGGLLFAAVMIGAIFIVHAQNGWNSIGNAGMEFQVLILSVSLLFAFKGNVLNNANKASEG from the coding sequence ATGAATCAACTAGATAAATTATCAGGAATCGCACACTGGCTGCCTCGCTTATCACTTGCAGCTACATTCATCTATCACGGTTATCCTAAGCTGCTCTCCTCTTCAGCAGTATCTGAGGGAATGGGAATGCCCGTATTTCTGATCATACTCGTTGGTCTCGCCGAGATTGGCGGAGCATTACTAATTCTTTGGGGAGGCTTTGGTCCCGACTGGGCTACCCGGCTTGGCGGATTACTTTTCGCAGCTGTTATGATCGGAGCTATCTTTATAGTTCATGCTCAGAACGGATGGAATTCTATTGGCAATGCCGGCATGGAATTTCAGGTTCTCATTCTGAGCGTTTCACTCCTTTTTGCTTTCAAAGGAAATGTATTGAATAACGCTAATAAAGCATCTGAAGGTTAA
- a CDS encoding GNAT family N-acetyltransferase: protein MEAYLYLEAHINAVESATDFTYKWCVNIGMEENEAARFSLALDELLTNMILFAYPETRGYIDLWYKFSLPQLEIIVQDSGEPFDPDKNEYSQEKALIDNDFKGAGIEIARKMTEHFVFLNRGKLGKEFRLAKEIPEQSLVQYQEEINQADSTDSEPEYKLHKAGVEDSEDIAKLIYRSYNYSYSKEDLYFPRQNELAIATGKKFGTIVRTDSGTPVGYFAVIRKPDSDVGEVGEAVVSPAHRRRSLMKKMMTALIEMSAENELRGLFGMAITVHDYSQRVNKAFGFKSTALMVAMAKDVKYRDLEEDYPQPVSLLADFLSLNNAWKPNVYLPERYEDILLKIYAHLEVIPCRCSGIPNSTSDLHRTETELNLNYHNNIAKVICRKVGTDFPDAMRSLLLSLYELELNVIYVDLPLEKVPLNKAVTWLHENGFIFSGLLPLFHDNIDQLRMQKIQVPVDFSIIDTYSTMAGEIKEFIRDEHHEMEKNKTKTAG, encoded by the coding sequence ATGGAGGCTTATCTTTACCTGGAAGCACATATAAATGCAGTGGAATCAGCTACTGATTTCACTTATAAATGGTGCGTAAATATTGGGATGGAAGAAAATGAAGCTGCACGATTTTCACTGGCATTAGACGAGCTTCTGACCAATATGATCCTTTTTGCTTACCCCGAAACCAGAGGTTACATAGATCTATGGTATAAATTTTCCCTTCCTCAGTTAGAGATCATTGTGCAGGACTCCGGAGAACCTTTTGATCCGGATAAAAATGAATACTCTCAGGAAAAAGCCCTCATAGATAATGATTTTAAGGGGGCCGGAATAGAAATTGCTCGTAAAATGACGGAACACTTCGTCTTTTTGAATCGTGGTAAACTGGGAAAAGAATTCCGTCTTGCCAAAGAGATCCCCGAACAAAGCTTAGTTCAGTATCAGGAAGAAATAAACCAGGCAGACAGCACAGATAGCGAACCGGAATACAAGCTTCATAAAGCAGGAGTCGAAGATTCAGAAGATATTGCAAAACTGATCTACCGTTCTTATAACTACTCATACAGCAAAGAAGACCTGTATTTTCCACGCCAGAATGAACTGGCAATTGCAACAGGTAAGAAGTTCGGAACCATTGTCAGAACAGATTCAGGAACCCCTGTCGGATATTTTGCTGTGATCAGAAAACCAGACTCAGATGTTGGAGAGGTTGGTGAAGCAGTAGTTTCCCCTGCTCACCGCCGCAGAAGCCTCATGAAAAAAATGATGACTGCATTGATCGAAATGAGTGCAGAGAATGAACTCAGAGGACTATTTGGAATGGCGATCACCGTTCATGATTACAGTCAGAGAGTAAATAAGGCCTTTGGATTCAAAAGTACTGCATTGATGGTTGCAATGGCTAAAGATGTTAAATACCGGGATCTTGAAGAGGATTATCCCCAGCCTGTATCACTATTGGCAGATTTCTTATCCCTGAATAATGCCTGGAAGCCCAATGTATACCTTCCTGAGCGATACGAAGATATACTTCTCAAAATATATGCTCACTTGGAAGTGATCCCTTGTCGATGTTCCGGCATTCCAAACAGTACTTCAGATCTCCATAGAACGGAAACAGAACTTAATCTGAATTATCACAACAATATTGCAAAGGTCATATGCAGGAAGGTTGGTACCGATTTTCCGGACGCTATGAGATCATTGCTCCTGAGCCTTTACGAACTGGAACTAAATGTAATCTATGTGGATCTGCCATTAGAGAAGGTCCCACTGAATAAAGCGGTAACCTGGCTACACGAAAACGGGTTTATTTTTTCGGGTCTTTTACCCCTGTTTCATGATAACATAGACCAGCTGAGGATGCAGAAAATTCAGGTACCGGTCGATTTCTCGATCATTGATACTTATTCAACCATGGCAGGAGAAATCAAAGAATTTATCAGGGACGAACACCATGAAATGGAAAAGAACAAAACAAAAACTGCAGGTTGA
- a CDS encoding STAS domain-containing protein gives MKWKRTKQKLQVELSGDFNLAAVRKIRSLLGSQTELHLDLSSCRFADSEAIIFLHEQIQKHLKVRLVDPPLLFYEVLRILGIQDEWDLKQIVVR, from the coding sequence ATGAAATGGAAAAGAACAAAACAAAAACTGCAGGTTGAGTTAAGTGGTGATTTTAATCTGGCAGCGGTTAGAAAAATCCGAAGCCTGCTTGGAAGTCAGACCGAACTTCACCTTGATCTGAGCAGCTGCAGGTTTGCAGACAGTGAAGCCATTATTTTTTTACATGAACAGATACAAAAGCACCTGAAAGTTCGCCTGGTTGATCCTCCCCTCCTTTTTTATGAAGTGCTTAGGATACTTGGCATTCAGGATGAATGGGATCTCAAGCAGATCGTTGTAAGATAA
- a CDS encoding flavin reductase, which yields MNPEKNQLMSLDTEDLWNRIYTVNPLVIIGSTEADGTPNFAPKHMAFALGWDGYFGFVCTPDHSTYQNIRDNKSFSVSYPKPEQIVLSSLTSSPRQMDDTKPELRVMEQFTADNIPETFLAEGYLFLECLLDRFIDGFGRNSLILGKIIKASADEEYLRSASKDDNDLIYQHPLLCYLYPDRFAVIKKSNGFPFPKGFRK from the coding sequence ATGAATCCAGAAAAAAACCAACTGATGTCACTTGATACGGAAGACCTATGGAACAGGATTTATACGGTTAATCCTCTGGTCATAATTGGCAGTACGGAAGCAGATGGAACCCCTAATTTTGCACCAAAACATATGGCATTTGCATTGGGTTGGGATGGCTACTTTGGATTCGTCTGTACTCCCGACCATAGTACGTACCAAAATATCAGAGATAATAAGAGCTTTTCGGTGAGCTATCCAAAGCCTGAACAGATCGTTTTGTCCAGCCTCACATCGAGTCCAAGACAAATGGATGACACCAAACCTGAACTCAGAGTTATGGAACAGTTCACTGCAGATAATATTCCGGAAACATTCCTGGCGGAGGGGTATCTGTTCCTGGAATGTCTTCTTGATCGTTTTATTGACGGATTCGGTCGTAATTCTCTTATTCTTGGGAAGATCATAAAAGCATCTGCTGACGAGGAATACCTGAGATCGGCATCTAAAGATGATAACGACCTGATCTATCAGCATCCTCTGCTGTGTTACCTTTATCCGGACCGGTTTGCGGTAATTAAAAAATCCAATGGCTTTCCTTTCCCCAAAGGTTTCAGAAAATAG
- a CDS encoding M20 family metallopeptidase: MNADTAKRILNKCLTKDLYFQSLLEDLITTETPPREPGSHLELINIIRKPLEEVGYLCTHYPGTISGGQLYARKPGRSNHGYQLLLGHLDTVWPFETIHDMPFTLSEDVISGPGSYDMKAGITMMITALQVLNDLSLEPVVKPVLFINSDEETGSHDSKVRIKRLAGVMKRVYVLEPSLDHDGKIKTRRKGIGHFSVKIKGVSSHAGLAPEKGRSAILALSFIIQKLFNMNDPAQGITINVGTINGGIGTNVVAPESTAAVDVRVLDEVNAQIIEQKIRSLDSSMDGISVEIEGGFGRPPMEQNQRNRELWEKAVKYGTLIGLKLDQGTSGGGSDGNFTSQITATLDGLGAVGEGAHSKNEQIYIQKTLERTALLSLLLMAE; this comes from the coding sequence ATGAATGCAGATACAGCAAAACGAATACTGAATAAATGCCTGACTAAAGATCTTTATTTTCAGTCACTGCTTGAAGATCTGATAACAACAGAAACGCCTCCGCGTGAACCCGGATCTCACCTTGAACTGATAAATATCATCAGAAAACCCCTTGAGGAAGTCGGATACTTATGTACGCACTACCCAGGTACTATAAGTGGCGGACAACTATATGCCCGAAAACCCGGCCGGTCAAACCATGGCTATCAATTATTGCTGGGACACCTGGATACTGTGTGGCCATTTGAAACTATTCATGATATGCCCTTCACACTCTCAGAAGATGTGATTTCTGGACCCGGAAGCTACGATATGAAAGCGGGAATTACCATGATGATCACTGCTTTACAGGTACTCAATGATCTTTCGCTTGAACCGGTGGTTAAGCCTGTCCTATTCATCAATTCAGATGAAGAAACCGGAAGTCATGATTCTAAGGTCCGGATAAAACGTCTTGCCGGAGTGATGAAGCGTGTATATGTTCTGGAGCCCTCACTTGATCATGACGGTAAGATCAAGACCCGCCGAAAAGGGATCGGACATTTCAGTGTAAAGATTAAAGGAGTATCCTCCCATGCAGGACTTGCGCCGGAGAAAGGACGTTCTGCCATCCTTGCTTTATCTTTCATAATACAGAAGCTCTTTAATATGAATGATCCCGCTCAGGGTATCACCATTAATGTAGGTACCATAAACGGCGGAATCGGAACCAATGTGGTGGCACCTGAAAGTACTGCTGCTGTTGATGTCAGGGTTCTGGACGAAGTAAATGCACAGATCATTGAACAAAAGATCCGTTCCCTCGATAGTAGTATGGATGGGATCAGTGTTGAAATAGAAGGCGGGTTCGGAAGACCGCCTATGGAACAAAACCAGAGAAACAGAGAACTCTGGGAAAAAGCCGTAAAATATGGGACCCTCATCGGACTTAAACTTGATCAGGGAACCTCAGGAGGTGGATCGGACGGGAATTTCACGAGTCAGATTACCGCTACCCTTGACGGCCTGGGTGCCGTCGGAGAAGGAGCCCACAGCAAAAATGAACAAATTTACATCCAAAAAACACTTGAAAGGACCGCTCTGCTCAGCTTGTTACTGATGGCAGAGTAA
- a CDS encoding nuclear transport factor 2 family protein has protein sequence MTETPVPSAGKVYNGEYAGTPFIMATDNSVNVVEQFIQAYNDMNVEKMSSFMADTVIVYDYTGARAELTKTALEEYMAGMDSVRQDIYATIPVMLENGDRVSVLVDSQEWRWGTDGSEWRKRLWERIIVDNGKIVGVRQWSRDVGGM, from the coding sequence ATGACTGAAACGCCGGTGCCATCCGCCGGGAAAGTATACAACGGTGAATATGCCGGTACTCCGTTTATTATGGCCACAGATAATTCAGTAAACGTAGTGGAGCAATTTATTCAAGCTTATAATGATATGAATGTAGAAAAGATGTCTTCATTCATGGCTGATACAGTAATTGTGTATGACTATACCGGTGCCAGAGCGGAGCTGACAAAAACAGCTCTGGAAGAGTATATGGCTGGAATGGACTCCGTTCGTCAGGATATCTACGCGACGATTCCTGTTATGCTGGAGAATGGAGACAGGGTTAGTGTGCTCGTAGACAGTCAGGAATGGCGTTGGGGGACCGATGGCAGTGAATGGCGAAAAAGACTCTGGGAAAGGATCATTGTTGATAATGGTAAAATAGTAGGGGTTCGCCAGTGGAGCCGTGATGTAGGCGGGATGTGA
- a CDS encoding sugar porter family MFS transporter, with protein sequence MNSRYLLLISSVAALGGFLFGYDTGVINGSQFYFSKYFDLSAAMKGWVVGSALIGCFIGAVVSGPLSRKTGRKNSLIISAVLFVLSAWGSGLPSFLPESVSLLVIFRLIGGMGIGLASMNAPTYIAELSPADIRGKMVTVYQMAIVFGFFLVFLVTYFIGSSSDELYNLNDGWRVMFWSELVPAGLFFGLLFTVPKSPRWLMLNDRKDEARKVLTKVHGSDLAALEIIEIKESIKGEEGISLAGIFKKSILPIVLIGSVISGLQQFTGINAVLYYGADIFEKALGFGQEDVLAQQILLAGVNVIFTFLAMYTVDKWGRKPLIITGSVGMITGFLMLGLTLMYNQVGLISLLGILIFIASFAMSMGPVVWVMLSEMFPNEIRSVAMSVAVAVQWACNYIVSQSFPVVVESQVNGSAFWNGSLPYFIFIGFIAVIIWFTVKYIPETKGRSLEKIEKIWEERFGTI encoded by the coding sequence ATGAACAGCAGATATCTTTTACTGATTAGCAGTGTGGCTGCTTTAGGAGGGTTTTTGTTTGGTTACGATACAGGGGTGATCAATGGTTCTCAATTTTATTTCAGTAAGTATTTCGATCTTTCCGCCGCAATGAAGGGCTGGGTCGTAGGATCAGCTTTGATCGGTTGTTTCATTGGGGCTGTAGTTTCAGGTCCATTAAGTCGCAAAACAGGTCGTAAGAATTCTCTGATCATTTCTGCGGTCTTGTTTGTCCTTTCTGCCTGGGGATCAGGTTTACCTTCTTTCTTACCTGAGTCCGTATCATTACTTGTGATCTTCAGACTTATTGGAGGAATGGGAATTGGGTTGGCTTCTATGAATGCTCCTACTTATATCGCAGAACTTTCACCGGCAGACATAAGAGGTAAAATGGTGACGGTATATCAGATGGCTATCGTGTTTGGTTTCTTTCTGGTGTTCCTGGTTACTTACTTCATAGGAAGCAGCAGTGATGAATTATACAATCTAAATGACGGATGGAGAGTGATGTTCTGGTCTGAACTTGTGCCGGCCGGATTATTCTTTGGTCTGCTATTCACGGTTCCAAAGAGTCCTCGCTGGTTGATGTTAAACGACAGAAAAGACGAGGCCCGAAAAGTATTGACAAAAGTTCATGGTTCAGATCTTGCGGCACTTGAGATCATTGAGATTAAGGAATCGATAAAAGGAGAGGAGGGAATAAGCTTAGCAGGAATATTCAAAAAAAGTATTCTCCCGATCGTTTTGATAGGATCAGTAATATCCGGCCTGCAACAGTTTACCGGCATTAATGCCGTGCTGTACTATGGCGCAGATATTTTTGAAAAGGCATTAGGTTTTGGGCAGGAAGATGTACTAGCACAGCAAATCTTGCTGGCAGGCGTAAATGTGATATTCACCTTCCTGGCGATGTACACTGTGGATAAATGGGGCAGAAAACCGCTTATAATTACAGGTTCAGTAGGTATGATTACGGGATTTCTTATGCTGGGTCTTACTTTGATGTATAACCAGGTTGGACTGATATCTCTGCTTGGAATCCTGATATTTATTGCATCCTTTGCGATGTCTATGGGCCCTGTAGTATGGGTCATGCTCTCTGAAATGTTTCCAAATGAGATCAGGTCGGTTGCGATGTCGGTTGCTGTAGCCGTACAATGGGCTTGCAATTACATAGTATCTCAGTCATTTCCGGTAGTGGTGGAAAGCCAGGTTAACGGATCTGCCTTCTGGAACGGTTCATTACCATATTTTATATTCATCGGTTTTATAGCGGTGATCATATGGTTCACCGTTAAATATATTCCGGAAACAAAAGGGCGTTCTCTTGAGAAAATTGAAAAGATCTGGGAAGAAAGATTTGGTACCATTTGA
- a CDS encoding prolipoprotein diacylglyceryl transferase family protein — MEKNNGVLRKTLYAILFLIVIPCCLWLWAWATEDVVTLSPVQAEYGGPILIILGSVLMLWAMDALWRYGNGLPMNAFPPEKLVHLGPYKLVQHPIYWAFGMIVVGISLKTGSSSGLWLISPVTILGMIALILGYEKLDLDSRFPGRKMNSVFSVPHSVDLTAAFKDHFSSVVMISLLLLTGNFLLLHLNTPETGYSVAYLAELLTGYSILHLLPPIFILITAFVIKRQDQLRLWVISTLIALGLLFFFAFLFPKTCMTYFTTQSIPDLWEYLTTPLLVTIICTYSLFRKADLMGLISGIAGLLIISIQILLSSALISHLIISIVFAAMGILHRPIWNKLRELSEMIANSWREWKIGPVRVINHGFYVGLGSFLGIFMAGYMAGVIYAWALLVFSITVIIFSALWAQIIEGSEKLKRPFGYYGALVGIVFASLIVRFMGADAWVIIAVVSVFMPWVQATGRLRCLVNGCCHGMKTHDPATGIRYFHHRSRVCGISDMKGELLHPTPLYAIIWLFFCGFVLLSLWLNNNTPSLIFGIYLILTGIGRFAEEAYRGEVQTKILYGLRLYQWTAIASVIAGIIMTVIPTDPILLEPQYGSQVLYSALLGGFFTFFAMGVDFPYSSRRFSRLV; from the coding sequence ATGGAGAAGAATAATGGGGTATTAAGGAAAACACTATATGCCATCTTATTTCTTATTGTCATTCCATGCTGTTTGTGGCTCTGGGCCTGGGCAACAGAGGATGTGGTAACTCTATCACCTGTTCAGGCTGAATATGGCGGACCTATTCTCATCATTTTAGGGTCTGTACTGATGTTATGGGCAATGGATGCACTATGGAGATACGGAAACGGCCTGCCCATGAACGCTTTCCCTCCCGAAAAGCTGGTTCATCTGGGACCTTACAAACTGGTTCAGCACCCGATCTACTGGGCATTCGGGATGATCGTTGTAGGAATATCTTTAAAAACCGGTTCATCAAGTGGTTTATGGCTGATCAGCCCTGTAACGATCCTGGGAATGATTGCATTGATCCTCGGATACGAAAAGCTGGACCTGGACAGTCGATTTCCCGGGCGGAAAATGAATTCCGTTTTTTCTGTTCCTCATTCAGTAGATCTTACAGCAGCCTTTAAGGATCATTTTTCTTCAGTGGTAATGATCTCATTGCTATTACTGACGGGTAACTTTCTCTTGCTGCACCTGAATACGCCGGAAACCGGATATTCCGTCGCATACTTGGCAGAGCTCTTAACTGGTTATAGCATACTCCATTTATTGCCGCCGATATTTATACTGATAACTGCCTTTGTGATCAAAAGACAAGATCAATTACGTTTATGGGTCATTAGTACTCTTATTGCCTTGGGCTTATTATTCTTTTTTGCCTTCTTATTTCCCAAAACTTGTATGACCTATTTTACTACCCAAAGTATACCGGACCTCTGGGAATACCTGACTACCCCACTTTTAGTAACCATTATCTGTACCTATAGTCTGTTTAGAAAAGCCGATCTGATGGGGCTTATTTCCGGCATCGCCGGTCTGCTCATAATCAGCATTCAGATACTCCTGAGTTCTGCCCTGATCTCCCATCTCATCATTTCTATCGTATTTGCAGCGATGGGTATCTTGCACCGACCGATCTGGAATAAACTTCGTGAATTATCAGAGATGATCGCCAACTCCTGGAGAGAATGGAAAATTGGACCGGTAAGAGTGATCAATCATGGATTCTATGTTGGTCTGGGATCTTTTCTAGGGATTTTCATGGCCGGTTACATGGCGGGGGTAATATATGCCTGGGCTTTGCTGGTATTTTCAATAACCGTGATCATTTTCTCAGCGCTTTGGGCTCAGATCATCGAAGGTTCCGAAAAATTAAAACGCCCCTTTGGGTATTACGGAGCGTTAGTGGGGATAGTCTTTGCGAGCTTAATAGTTCGGTTCATGGGTGCTGATGCGTGGGTCATTATCGCAGTTGTTTCGGTATTTATGCCCTGGGTTCAGGCCACAGGCCGTCTCCGCTGTCTGGTCAATGGATGCTGCCATGGGATGAAGACTCATGATCCGGCTACAGGAATCCGGTACTTTCATCATCGCTCCAGAGTTTGTGGGATATCGGATATGAAAGGAGAGCTATTGCATCCAACCCCGTTATATGCCATCATATGGTTATTCTTTTGCGGTTTTGTACTTCTCTCATTATGGTTAAATAACAACACTCCGAGTTTAATTTTCGGAATATATCTAATCCTCACAGGTATTGGCAGATTTGCAGAAGAAGCCTACCGGGGCGAAGTTCAGACTAAGATCTTATACGGACTGAGGCTTTATCAGTGGACTGCTATTGCTTCTGTAATTGCAGGAATCATCATGACGGTGATTCCAACAGACCCGATTCTCCTTGAACCACAATATGGATCTCAGGTACTATACTCGGCGCTTCTTGGAGGTTTCTTTACTTTCTTTGCCATGGGCGTGGATTTTCCATATTCAAGCAGAAGATTTTCAAGACTGGTATAA
- a CDS encoding nuclear transport factor 2 family protein has translation MKPISLLILTLLLMHPAGLSAQYESPDLKTIDGVIEALYASISGDKGVERDWATFRTLFTEDARLIPTGPGQEGGFSYRALSPEEYIEMAGPALMVNGFFEQEIHRETHRYDPIAQVFSTYTSRNTKDGPLIARGINSIQLLWTGEQWKIMTVFWSAESNDRPIPQSFDAAN, from the coding sequence ATGAAACCGATATCTCTTCTTATACTGACACTGCTTCTCATGCACCCTGCAGGACTATCCGCACAATATGAAAGTCCGGACCTTAAAACTATAGACGGGGTTATTGAAGCCCTTTACGCTTCCATATCCGGTGACAAAGGAGTAGAACGGGACTGGGCCACTTTCCGGACTCTGTTCACTGAGGATGCTCGTCTGATCCCTACCGGACCTGGTCAGGAAGGAGGTTTTTCATACCGGGCTCTAAGTCCGGAGGAATATATTGAGATGGCAGGCCCCGCATTGATGGTCAATGGCTTTTTTGAACAAGAGATCCACCGAGAGACACATCGATATGATCCTATTGCCCAGGTTTTCAGCACTTATACTTCAAGAAATACCAAAGACGGTCCCCTGATCGCAAGAGGTATTAACAGTATTCAGTTACTCTGGACCGGGGAGCAGTGGAAGATCATGACGGTATTCTGGTCGGCAGAAAGTAATGACCGGCCGATTCCGCAGTCATTTGATGCGGCAAATTAA
- a CDS encoding DUF6787 family protein, which produces MNKLFHKLKERWGVDSFWKVLLILIIFAVTGMSALAVRKFAFEFLGYTDETSFWLKAITWIVVVFPSYQILFLFYGLLFGQFEFVWEFEKKSLSRLKKVFVRTGKSD; this is translated from the coding sequence ATGAACAAATTATTCCATAAACTTAAAGAACGATGGGGAGTGGATTCTTTCTGGAAGGTCCTTTTGATCCTCATCATATTTGCAGTTACAGGTATGTCAGCTCTTGCTGTTCGTAAATTTGCATTTGAATTCCTGGGTTATACCGATGAAACCTCTTTCTGGCTAAAAGCTATAACCTGGATCGTAGTCGTTTTCCCATCCTACCAGATCCTTTTCCTGTTCTATGGTCTGTTGTTCGGCCAGTTTGAATTTGTCTGGGAATTCGAAAAGAAATCACTTTCCAGATTGAAGAAAGTGTTTGTAAGAACAGGAAAATCCGACTGA